The Desulfatiglans sp. genomic interval ACTGAAGGGATGAAAATATTTACCAATACAAAAAAGGTAAGGGAGGCAAGGAAAACTGTTGTTGAACTCATGCTCTCGGAACACGGGGGCAACTGCCCTACCTGTAACAGAAATGAAGACTGTGAACTTCAGGCCATAGCCCGTGAAATGGGCATTGAGATGGTAACATATCAGGGTGAGACAGCGAAAAGTTTTATTGATGACAGTACACCCGCCCTTGTTCGGGATAATTCAAAGTGTATCAAGTGCAGAAGATGTGTAACAGTATGCAATGAGATACAGTCAGTCGGCGCACTTTTCCCCCAGGGAAGAGGCTTTGATACTGTAATAGGCCCGGCATTTGCATTGAACCTTGACGGTGTTGCATGTGTTCAGTGCGGCCAGTGTGCTGCAATTTGTCCGGTAGGGGCAATCAGTGAAAAGGATGATATAAAAAAGGTATGGGCAGCCATTGATGATCCTGCTAAATATGTTGTTGTGCAGACCGCCCCTGCAATCAGGGCAGCACTTGGAGAGGAATTCGGTTATGAGCCGGGAACACTTATAACAGGTAAGATGGTAAGCGCCTTAAGACGACTGGGTTTTAATGGTGTTTTTGATACCAATTTTACCGCTGATCTCACCATAATGGAGGAGGGGACTGAACTTTTAACACGCCTTAAAACAGCGCTGGTGGATAAGAAAAAGGTAGCTCTCCCCATGTTTACCAGTTGTTCTCCAGGGTGGATTAAATTTGCGGAATACTATTTTCCTGAGTATCTGCCAAACCTTTCCACCTGTAAATCACCCCAGCAGATGTTCGGGGCTGTTGCAAAGACCTATTACGCATCAAAGATAGGTAAAAAGGCCGAGGATATTATTGTCGTATCGGTCATGCCATGTACCGCGAAAAAATTTGAGGCAAACCGGCCCGAGATGAACTCAAGCGGGGTTACGGATGTTGATTATGTCCTTACCACTAGGGAGCTTGCAAGGATGATTAAGCAGGCGGGTATTCAATTTACCACACTTCCTGATGAAAAGATGGATTCACCCATAGGGTTAAGTTCCGGGGCGGCTGATATATTCGCCAATACTGGCGGCGTTATGGAGGCGGCACTTAGAACAGCATGGGAGATAATTACAGGTAAAGAGCTTCCCATGGATAAGCTGCATGTTGCCCCTGTTGCAGGCCTTAAAGGGATCAAGGAGGCATCAATTAAAATAACCGGGACGGTTAAGGAATGGTCTTTTCTTGAGGGTGTTGAATTAAAGGTCGCTGTTGCTCATGGGTTGGGAAATGCGAGAAAGGTTTTAAATGGTCTGAAAAACGGGCAAGCATCATATCACTTTGTTGAGGTAATGACCTGCCCAGGCGGTTGTATCGGAGGGGGCGGACAACCGAGATTTACCGATAACTCTGTCCGGGAAAAAAGGATAGCGGCCATCTACAAGGAAGATGAAGGAAAAGAGATCCGCAAGTCACATGAAAACCCTGAAATTAAACAGATATACGAGGAGTTTTTAAAGAAGCCGCTCGGTGAAAAATCCCATCACCTGCTTCACACAAAATATAAGGAGCGGGAAAAAATATAAATTAATGAGGCGGGTTGCCTCCTGATGCAATGATCAATGTTATTTGTATTTTTTTTAGAAGGAAATTTTCTATGGACAAAATAGGGGCGAATAATTATTCGCCCTCTATCTTTTCCGATTTTATAAAAATAACAGTTTATTGAAACAAATGTGCTATAGAATATTGTAACCCTGATATGATGCAGATAAAATAAAACTCATAAAAAACTGTTATATATTTAGTAAATCAAATACCTATCCCAGGCGATCAGCTCTTTACCAATCGGTTAATAATTCTCAGCATAAAAACAAAAAGTTGTATTGACAATTTCTCCTCTGAATATGTAGTATCAGCAACCTGAAAGAGGCGCAAATGGCAGGACATAATGCCTGTTATTATTGTTCGGAAATCATGCGGCGCTTATGAGATAAACCAAATTATTTGTCTTAAAGGAGAACTTTAAAGTGGAAAAAAAGCTTCCTGGTATTGTTGTTAACAGTTATGGTGCTGCAAACTTCAGCCTGTCTCTGATGATGTCCCTGGGGATGATGTACTACTCCATATTCCTGACAGACGTTGCAGGGATATCTCCTATGGATCTGGGTATTATCATGCTTATTGGAGGTACCCTTGATACCATCTCGATTTTTATTTCTGGCAGTATGATCCAGAAGGTAAGGATGCGGTGGGGGCAGTTCAGGTCATGGTTCCTGTTTGTACCAATCACCACATTTATATTTTTCACTCTTTCCTTTACAAACCTGCCATTAAGCTATGGCGCTAAAATGGCATACCTGACAGCCGCATACGTAATAGGTCATGTGAGCCTGAATTTCGCTTTTAACTCGCACCTGGGTTTTATTTCGGTTCTGACAACCAATGTTAATGAAAGACTGAGGATTTCTGTAAGAAATATTCAGTTTGGTATGGCCAGTCAGATTGTCTTCAGCCTCGGAATTATCCCTTTGCTGACCTATTTAAAGGGTGGCAGCCCAACAATGGCCTATTTTTACATTGTTGCGTTACTTGGCTTTTTCCAGATGTTCGGTTACTGGAATCTTTTTTACCAGACAAAGGGAGTTGAAACAAACGGCTCTGATAAGAATCAGGGAACCGAAAACAAAATTACTTTATGGGAAATAATTGTCCAGCTTGTTACAAACAGGCAGCTTTTACTTTTAATGGCTGCAGACTGCATGTCTCAACTCGGTATATTCAGCATGTTGAACATGGCTGTATATTATTTAAAATACATAGCTCAAAATGAACTCTGGATGTCTACCCACACACTCTTCACAAGTATTCTAAGCTTTGTAACTGCATTGTATGCCCCTTTTGTTATCAATCTTCTCGGAAAGAAAAAAACATATATTATAGCCATGGCATGGGGAGCAGCCGCATATTTTATGCTGCGTGCATTCGGCATGTTAAGTGTGTACCACTTTACAATCATTGTTTGTTCGGGAAGCCTTTTATTGGGTGTGGCCGGCCCAATGCGTCAGGCAATGTATATGGATGCGGCTGAGTATGGCTATTACAAAAAAGGCAAGGATGCCAGTGCCTTTATTATGTCTATGTTTACTATTCCCATTAAAATTGCATCATCGCTTGCTGTTGCAGTGGGAGGGGTTGGGCTGGACTATATAGGTTATATTGCAAATACTGAGATGACTACAGAGATGGCAGGAAAACTTATGGATATTATATGTTATATACCTGCCGGTTGCGGCATTATTGCCCTTTTAATAATGTCTTTTTATTCACTTAACGAGACTAATCTTGCTAAAATAATGGAGGCAAATAATCTGAAAAGGGCTGTTGCAAAATAACAATAAAAAGATCATCCTTAAGGCCGGTTATTATGTGTAACCGGCCTTTATTTTTACTTCTTTGCAAAATCAGAGAAATCCTTTACAATCACTTTAAAAGATGTCCAGCCAAACCACATTAGGGAGTCACAAAATGAAAGAAAAGATCAGTTTCACTATTAATGATAAACCGGTGACACTTGAGGTCGAAGGTGACAGAAAACTTCTATGGGTGCTCAGGACCGAGCTTGGTCTTACCGGGACAAAATATGGATGCGGTGAAGGTGTATGCGGGGCATGCACTGTGCTTATTGATGGTGATGCCATGCAGTCATGCCAGGTTCGTATAAGGGATGTGGCAGGATCAAAGGTCACTACCATTGAAGGTCTTGAAAAGGGTGGCAAGCTCCATCCCATCCAAAAGGCATTTGTTGATCATGATGCGCTCCAGTGCGGTTTTTGCACACCGGGCATGATCATGAAGGCGCACAGTATCCTCACAGAAAATCCTAATGCCAAAAAAGAAGAGATAGTAAATGCAATGGATGGCAACCTTTGCCGCTGCGGGGCCCATCCAAGGATAATAGATGCCATAGTTGATGCTGCCAAAATATTAAAAAAGGGGTAATGCCATGAAACAAAATCATAAAGATGATTTGATGAAAGGCCCAGTAAGTAGTGATATCGATTATGACAGACGTGATTTTTTCAAGAAAATTGGGTTAATCGGGGGTGGCATCATTATTTACTGCACCATAGGTGACACAGGCAGCTCTATAGCACAACCCGGGT includes:
- a CDS encoding (2Fe-2S)-binding protein — protein: MKEKISFTINDKPVTLEVEGDRKLLWVLRTELGLTGTKYGCGEGVCGACTVLIDGDAMQSCQVRIRDVAGSKVTTIEGLEKGGKLHPIQKAFVDHDALQCGFCTPGMIMKAHSILTENPNAKKEEIVNAMDGNLCRCGAHPRIIDAIVDAAKILKKG
- a CDS encoding 2Fe-2S iron-sulfur cluster binding domain-containing protein, with protein sequence MVNVTINNAAVSVEDGSSVLEAARKAGIKIPTLCHLEGRPAQGACRVCLVEIEGARSLSASCATPVTEGMKIFTNTKKVREARKTVVELMLSEHGGNCPTCNRNEDCELQAIAREMGIEMVTYQGETAKSFIDDSTPALVRDNSKCIKCRRCVTVCNEIQSVGALFPQGRGFDTVIGPAFALNLDGVACVQCGQCAAICPVGAISEKDDIKKVWAAIDDPAKYVVVQTAPAIRAALGEEFGYEPGTLITGKMVSALRRLGFNGVFDTNFTADLTIMEEGTELLTRLKTALVDKKKVALPMFTSCSPGWIKFAEYYFPEYLPNLSTCKSPQQMFGAVAKTYYASKIGKKAEDIIVVSVMPCTAKKFEANRPEMNSSGVTDVDYVLTTRELARMIKQAGIQFTTLPDEKMDSPIGLSSGAADIFANTGGVMEAALRTAWEIITGKELPMDKLHVAPVAGLKGIKEASIKITGTVKEWSFLEGVELKVAVAHGLGNARKVLNGLKNGQASYHFVEVMTCPGGCIGGGGQPRFTDNSVREKRIAAIYKEDEGKEIRKSHENPEIKQIYEEFLKKPLGEKSHHLLHTKYKEREKI